One part of the Symphalangus syndactylus isolate Jambi chromosome 1, NHGRI_mSymSyn1-v2.1_pri, whole genome shotgun sequence genome encodes these proteins:
- the USP19 gene encoding ubiquitin carboxyl-terminal hydrolase 19 isoform X32 produces MSGGASATGPRRGPPGLEDATSKKKQKDRANQESKDGDPRKETGSRYVAQAGLELLASGDPSASASRAAGITGSRHHTRLFFPSSSGSASTPREEQTKEGACEDPHDLLATPPPELLLDWRQSAEEVIVKLRVGVGPLQLEDVDAAFTDTDCVVRFAGGQQWGGVFYAEIKSSCAKVQTRKGSLLHLTLPKKVPMLTWPSLLKKPLGTQELVPGLQCQENGQELSPIALEPGPEPHRAKQEARNQKRAQGRGEVGSGAGPGAQAGPSAKRAVHLCRGPEGEGSRDDPGPRGDAPPFVADPATQVEADEQLCIPPLNPQACLLGSEENLAPLAGEKAVPPGNDPVSPAMVRCRNPGKDDCAKEEMAVAADGATLVDEPESMVNLAFVKNDSYEKGPDSVVVHVYVKEICRDTSRVLFREQDFTLIFQTRDGNFLRLHPGCGPHTIFRWQVKLRNLIEPEQCTFCFTASRIDICLRKRQSQRWGGLEAPAARGAVGGAKVAVPTGPTPLDSTPPGGAPHPLTGQEEARAVEKDKSKARSEDTGLDNVAARTPMEHVTPKPETHLASPKPTCMVPPMPHSPVSGDSVEEEEEEEKKVCLPGFTGLVNLGNTCFMNSVIQSLSNTRELRDFFHDRSFEAEINYNNPLGTGGRLAIGFAVLLRALWKGTHHAFQPSKLKAIVASKASQFTGYAQHDAQEFMAFLLDGLHEDLNRIQNKPYTETVDSDGRPDEVVAEEAWQRHKMRNDSFIVDLFQGQYKSKLVCPVCAKVSITFDPFLYLPVPLPQKQKVLPVFYFAREPHSKPIKFLVSVSKENSTASEVLDSLSQSVHVKPENLRLAEVIKNRFHRVFLPSHSLDTVSPSDMLLCFELLSSELAKERVVVLEVQQRPQVPSVPISKCAACQRKQQSEDEKLKRCTRCYRVGYCNQLCQKTHWPDHKGLCRPENIGYPFLVSVPASRLTYARLAQLLEGYARYSVSVFQPPFQPGRMALESQSPGCTTLLSTGSLEVGDSERDPIQPPELQLVTPMAEGDTGLPRVWAAPDRGPVPSTSGISSEMLASGPIEVGSLSAGERVSRPEAAVPGYQHPSEAMNAHTPQFFIYKIDSSSREQRLEDKGDTPLELGDDCSLALVWRNNERLQEFVLVASKELECAEDPGSAGEAARAGHFTLDQCLNLFTRPEVLAPEEAWYCPQCKQHREASKQLLLWRLPNVLIVQLKRFSFRSFIWRDKINDLVEFPVRNLDLSKFCIGQKEEQLPSYDLYAVINHYGGMIGGHYTACARLPNDRSSQRSDVGWRLFDDSTVTTVDESQVVTRYAYVLFYRRRNSPVERPPRAGHSEHHRDLGPAAEAAASQGLGPGQAPEVAPTRTAPERFAPSVDRPAPTYSNMEEVD; encoded by the exons ATGTCTGGTGGGGCCAGTGCCACAGGCCCAAGGAGAGGGCCCCCAGGACTGGAGGACGCCACTAGTAAGAAGAAGCAGAAGGATCGAGCAAACCAGGAGAGCAAGGATGGAGATCCTAGGAAAG agacagggtctcgatatgttgcccaggctggtcttgaacttctggcgtcaggtgatccttctgcctcagcctcccgtgcagctgggatcacaggctcacgccaccacacccggctattctTTCCTTCATCGTCAGGGTCAGCATCCACTCCTCGAGAGGAGCAGACCAAAGAGG GAGCTTGTGAAGACCCTCATGATCTCTTGGCTACTCCCCCTCCAGAGTTGCTGCTCGATTGGAGGCAGAGTGCAGAAGAGGTGATTGTCAAGCTTCGTGTGGGAGTAGGTCCCCTGCAGCTGGAGGATGTAGATGCTGCTTTCACAGATACGGACTGTGTGGTACGGTTTGCAG GTGGTCAGCAGTGGGGTGGTGTCTTCTATGCTGAGATAAAAAGCTCTTGTGCTAAAGTGCAAACCCGCAAGGGCAGTCTCCTGCACCTGACACTGCCCAAAAAGGTGCCTATGCTCACGTGGCCCTCCCTCCTG AAGAAACCTCTAGGGACCCAGGAGCTGGTGCCGGGGCTGCAGTGCCAGGAGAATGGGCAGGAACTGTCTCCCATTGCCCTGGAGCCAGGCCCTGAGCCCCACCGGGCTAAGCAGGAGGCCCGGAACCAGAAGCGGGCCCAGGGCCGTGGTGAGGTAGGCTCAGGGGCTGGCCCCGGGGCCCAGGCAGGGCCCAGCGCCAAGAGGGCTGTGCATCTCTGCAGAGGGCCAGAGGGGGAAGGGTCCAGGGATGACCCTGGACCCCGGGGTGATGCCCCACCCTTCGTGGCTGACCCAGCCACCCAG GTTGAGGCTGATGAACAGCTTTGCATACCACCGCTGAACCCCCAAgcctgccttctgggctcagagGAGAATTTAGCCCCTTTGGCAGGAGAGAAAGCAGTGCCTCCCGGGAATGACCCAGTCTCTCCAGCCATGGTCCGGTGCAGAAACCCTGGGAAAGATGACTGTGCCAAGGAGGAGATGGCAGTGGCAGCAGATGGTGCAACCTTGGTGGATG AGCCTGAGTCGATGGTGAACCTGGCATTTGTCAAGAATGACTCGTATGAGAAGGGCCCGGATTCAGTGGTGGTGCACGTGTACGTGAAGGAGATCTGCAGGGACACCTCAAGAGTACTTTTCCGTGAGCAGGACTTCACGCTCATCTTCCAGACCAG GGATGGAAACTTCCTGAGGCTGCACCCGGGCTGTGGGCCCCACACCATCTTCCGTTGGCAGGTGAAGCTCAG GAATCTGATTGAGCCAGAGCAGTGCACCTTCTGTTTCACGGCTTCTCGCATCGACATCTGCCTTCGTAAGAGGCAGAGTCAGCGCTGGGGGGGCCTGGAGGCCCCGGCTGCACGAG GTGCAGTGGGTGGTGCAAAGGTTGCCGTGCCGACAGGTCCAACCCCTCTGGATTCAACCCCACCAGGAGgtgctccccaccccctgacaggccagGAGGAGGCCCGGGCTGTGGAGAAGGATAAATCCAAGGCACGATCTGAGGACACAGGGCTAGACAATGTGGCAGCGCGCACACCCATGGAGCATGTAACCCCAAAGCCAGAGACACATCTGGCCTCG CCCAAGCCTACATGCATGGTGCCTCCCATGCCCCACAGCCCAGTTAGTGGAGACAgcgtggaggaggaggaagaggaagagaagaaggtgtGTCTGCCAGGCTTCACTGGCCTTGTCAATTTAGGCAACACCTGCTTCATGAACAGCGTCATTCAGTCTCTGTCCAACACTCGGGAACTCCGGGACTTCTTCCATG ACCGCTCCTTTGAGGCTGAGATCAACTACAACAACCCACTAGGGACTGGTGGGCGTCTGGCCATTGGCTTTGCAGTGCTGCTTCGGGCGCTGTGGAAGGGCACCCACCATGCCTTCCAGCCTTCCAAGTTGAAG GCCATTGTGGCGAGTAAGGCCAGCCAGTTCACAGGCTATGCACAGCATGATGCCCAGGAGTTCATGGCTTTCCTGCTGGATGGGCTGCACGAGGACCTGAATCGCATTCAGAACAAGCCCTACACAGAGACCGTGGATTCAGATGGGCGGCCCGATGAG GTGGTAGCTGAGGAAGCATGGCAGCGGCACAAGATGAGGAATGACTCTTTCATCGTGGACCTATTTCAGGGGCAGTACAAGTCAAAGCTGGTGTGCCCTGTGTGTGCCAAG GTCTCCATCACTTTTGACCCGTTTCTTTATCTGCCGGTGCCCTTGCCACAAAAGCAAAAGGTTCTCCCTGTCTTTTATTTTGCCCGAGAGCCCCACAGCAAGCCCATCAAG TTCCTGGTGAGCGTCAGCAAGGAGAACTCCACTGCAAGCGAAGTATTGGACTCCCTCTCTCAGAGCGTTCATGTGAAGCCTGAGAACCTGCGTTTGGCGGAG GTAATTAAGAATCGTTTCCATCGTGTGTTCCTACCCTCCCACTCACTGGACACTGTGTCCCCATCTGATATGCTCCTCTGCTTTGAGCTCCTATCCTCAGAGTTGGCTAAGGAGCGGGTAGTGGTGCTAGAGGTGCAACAG CGCCCCCAGGTGCCCAGCGTCCCCATCTCCAAGTGTGCAGCCTGCCAGCGGAAGCAACAGTCGGAGGATGAAAAGCTGAAGCGCTGTACCCGGTGCTACCGTGTGGGCTACTGCAACCA GCTCTGCCAGAAAACCCACTGGCCTGACCACAAGGGCCTCTGCCGACCTGAGAACATTGGCTACCCCTTCCTCGTCAGTGTACCTGCCTCACGCCTCACTTATGCCCGCCTTGCTCAGTTGCTAGAGGGCTATGCCCG GTACTCTGTGAGTGTATTCCAGCCACCCTTTCAGCCTGGCCGCATGGCCTTGGAGTCTCAGAGCCCTGGCTGCACCACACTGCTCTCCACTGGCTCCCTGGAGGTTGGGGACAGCGAGAGGGACCCCATTCAGCCACCTGAGCTCCAGCTCGTGACCCCTATGGCTGAGGGGGACACAGGGCTTCCCCGGGTGTGGGCAGCCCCTGACCGGGGTCCTGTGCCCAGCACCAGTGGAATTTCTTCTGAGATGCTGGCCAGTGGGCCCATTGAGGTTGGCTCCTTGTCTGCTGGTGAGAGGGTGTCCCGACCCGAAG CTGCTGTGCCTGGGTACCAGCATCCAAGTGAAGCTATGAATGCCCACACACCCcagttcttcatctataaaattgacTCATCCAGCCGAGAGCAGCGGCTAGAGGACAAAG GAGACACCCCACTGGAGCTGGGTGACGACTGTAGCCTGGCTCTCGTCTGGCGGAACAACGAGCGCTTGCAGGAGTTTGTGTTGGTAGCCTCCAAGGAGCTGGAATGTGCTGAGGATCCAGGCTCTGCCGGTGAGGCTGCCCGGGCCGGCCACTTCACCCTGGACCAGTGCCTCAACCTCTTCACACGGCCTGAGGTGCTGGCACCCGAGGAGGCCTG GTACTGCCCACAGTGCAAACAGCACCGTGAGGCCTCCAAGCAGCTGTTGCTATGGCGCCTGCCAAATGTTCTCATCGTGCAGCTCAAGCGCTTCTCCTTTCGTAGTTTTATCTGGCGTGATAAGATCAATGACTTGGTGGAGTTCCCTGTTAG GAACCTGGACCTGAGCAAGTTCTGCATTGGTCAGAAAGAGGAGCAGCTGCCCAGCTACGATCTATATGCTGTCATCAACCACTATGGAGGCATGATTGGTGGCCACTACACTGCCTGTGCACGCCTGCCCAATGATCGTAGCAGTCAGCGCAGTGACGTGG GCTGGCGCTTGTTTGATGACAGCACAGTGACAACGGTAGACGAGAGCCAGGTTGTGACGCGTTATGCCTATGTACTCTTCTACCGCCGGCGGAACTCTCCTGTGGAGAGGCCCCCCAGGGCAGGTCACTCTGAGCACCACCGAGACCTAGGCCCTGCAGCTGAGGCTGCTGCCAGCCAG
- the USP19 gene encoding ubiquitin carboxyl-terminal hydrolase 19 isoform X46 — MSGGASATGPRRGPPGLEDATSKKKQKDRANQESKDGDPRKETGSRYVAQAGLELLASGDPSASASRAAGITGSRHHTRLFFPSSSGSASTPREEQTKEELLLDWRQSAEEVIVKLRVGVGPLQLEDVDAAFTDTDCVVRFAGGQQWGGVFYAEIKSSCAKVQTRKGSLLHLTLPKKVPMLTWPSLLKKPLGTQELVPGLQCQENGQELSPIALEPGPEPHRAKQEARNQKRAQGRGEVEADEQLCIPPLNPQACLLGSEENLAPLAGEKAVPPGNDPVSPAMVRCRNPGKDDCAKEEMAVAADGATLVDGKEPESMVNLAFVKNDSYEKGPDSVVVHVYVKEICRDTSRVLFREQDFTLIFQTRDGNFLRLHPGCGPHTIFRWQVKLRNLIEPEQCTFCFTASRIDICLRKRQSQRWGGLEAPAARGAVGGAKVAVPTGPTPLDSTPPGGAPHPLTGQEEARAVEKDKSKARSEDTGLDNVAARTPMEHVTPKPETHLASPKPTCMVPPMPHSPVSGDSVEEEEEEEKKVCLPGFTGLVNLGNTCFMNSVIQSLSNTRELRDFFHDRSFEAEINYNNPLGTGGRLAIGFAVLLRALWKGTHHAFQPSKLKAIVASKASQFTGYAQHDAQEFMAFLLDGLHEDLNRIQNKPYTETVDSDGRPDEVVAEEAWQRHKMRNDSFIVDLFQGQYKSKLVCPVCAKVSITFDPFLYLPVPLPQKQKVLPVFYFAREPHSKPIKFLVSVSKENSTASEVLDSLSQSVHVKPENLRLAEVIKNRFHRVFLPSHSLDTVSPSDMLLCFELLSSELAKERVVVLEVQQRPQVPSVPISKCAACQRKQQSEDEKLKRCTRCYRVGYCNQLCQKTHWPDHKGLCRPENIGYPFLVSVPASRLTYARLAQLLEGYARYSVSVFQPPFQPGRMALESQSPGCTTLLSTGSLEVGDSERDPIQPPELQLVTPMAEGDTGLPRVWAAPDRGPVPSTSGISSEMLASGPIEVGSLSAGERVSRPEAAVPGYQHPSEAMNAHTPQFFIYKIDSSSREQRLEDKGDTPLELGDDCSLALVWRNNERLQEFVLVASKELECAEDPGSAGEAARAGHFTLDQCLNLFTRPEVLAPEEAWYCPQCKQHREASKQLLLWRLPNVLIVQLKRFSFRSFIWRDKINDLVEFPVRNLDLSKFCIGQKEEQLPSYDLYAVINHYGGMIGGHYTACARLPNDRSSQRSDVGWRLFDDSTVTTVDESQVVTRYAYVLFYRRRNSPVERPPRAGHSEHHRDLGPAAEAAASQASRIWQELEAEEEPVPEGPGPLGPWGPQDWVGPLPRGPTTPDEGCLRYFVLGTVAALVALVLNVFYPLVSQSRWR; from the exons ATGTCTGGTGGGGCCAGTGCCACAGGCCCAAGGAGAGGGCCCCCAGGACTGGAGGACGCCACTAGTAAGAAGAAGCAGAAGGATCGAGCAAACCAGGAGAGCAAGGATGGAGATCCTAGGAAAG agacagggtctcgatatgttgcccaggctggtcttgaacttctggcgtcaggtgatccttctgcctcagcctcccgtgcagctgggatcacaggctcacgccaccacacccggctattctTTCCTTCATCGTCAGGGTCAGCATCCACTCCTCGAGAGGAGCAGACCAAAGAGG AGTTGCTGCTCGATTGGAGGCAGAGTGCAGAAGAGGTGATTGTCAAGCTTCGTGTGGGAGTAGGTCCCCTGCAGCTGGAGGATGTAGATGCTGCTTTCACAGATACGGACTGTGTGGTACGGTTTGCAG GTGGTCAGCAGTGGGGTGGTGTCTTCTATGCTGAGATAAAAAGCTCTTGTGCTAAAGTGCAAACCCGCAAGGGCAGTCTCCTGCACCTGACACTGCCCAAAAAGGTGCCTATGCTCACGTGGCCCTCCCTCCTG AAGAAACCTCTAGGGACCCAGGAGCTGGTGCCGGGGCTGCAGTGCCAGGAGAATGGGCAGGAACTGTCTCCCATTGCCCTGGAGCCAGGCCCTGAGCCCCACCGGGCTAAGCAGGAGGCCCGGAACCAGAAGCGGGCCCAGGGCCGTGGTGAG GTTGAGGCTGATGAACAGCTTTGCATACCACCGCTGAACCCCCAAgcctgccttctgggctcagagGAGAATTTAGCCCCTTTGGCAGGAGAGAAAGCAGTGCCTCCCGGGAATGACCCAGTCTCTCCAGCCATGGTCCGGTGCAGAAACCCTGGGAAAGATGACTGTGCCAAGGAGGAGATGGCAGTGGCAGCAGATGGTGCAACCTTGGTGGATGGTaaag AGCCTGAGTCGATGGTGAACCTGGCATTTGTCAAGAATGACTCGTATGAGAAGGGCCCGGATTCAGTGGTGGTGCACGTGTACGTGAAGGAGATCTGCAGGGACACCTCAAGAGTACTTTTCCGTGAGCAGGACTTCACGCTCATCTTCCAGACCAG GGATGGAAACTTCCTGAGGCTGCACCCGGGCTGTGGGCCCCACACCATCTTCCGTTGGCAGGTGAAGCTCAG GAATCTGATTGAGCCAGAGCAGTGCACCTTCTGTTTCACGGCTTCTCGCATCGACATCTGCCTTCGTAAGAGGCAGAGTCAGCGCTGGGGGGGCCTGGAGGCCCCGGCTGCACGAG GTGCAGTGGGTGGTGCAAAGGTTGCCGTGCCGACAGGTCCAACCCCTCTGGATTCAACCCCACCAGGAGgtgctccccaccccctgacaggccagGAGGAGGCCCGGGCTGTGGAGAAGGATAAATCCAAGGCACGATCTGAGGACACAGGGCTAGACAATGTGGCAGCGCGCACACCCATGGAGCATGTAACCCCAAAGCCAGAGACACATCTGGCCTCG CCCAAGCCTACATGCATGGTGCCTCCCATGCCCCACAGCCCAGTTAGTGGAGACAgcgtggaggaggaggaagaggaagagaagaaggtgtGTCTGCCAGGCTTCACTGGCCTTGTCAATTTAGGCAACACCTGCTTCATGAACAGCGTCATTCAGTCTCTGTCCAACACTCGGGAACTCCGGGACTTCTTCCATG ACCGCTCCTTTGAGGCTGAGATCAACTACAACAACCCACTAGGGACTGGTGGGCGTCTGGCCATTGGCTTTGCAGTGCTGCTTCGGGCGCTGTGGAAGGGCACCCACCATGCCTTCCAGCCTTCCAAGTTGAAG GCCATTGTGGCGAGTAAGGCCAGCCAGTTCACAGGCTATGCACAGCATGATGCCCAGGAGTTCATGGCTTTCCTGCTGGATGGGCTGCACGAGGACCTGAATCGCATTCAGAACAAGCCCTACACAGAGACCGTGGATTCAGATGGGCGGCCCGATGAG GTGGTAGCTGAGGAAGCATGGCAGCGGCACAAGATGAGGAATGACTCTTTCATCGTGGACCTATTTCAGGGGCAGTACAAGTCAAAGCTGGTGTGCCCTGTGTGTGCCAAG GTCTCCATCACTTTTGACCCGTTTCTTTATCTGCCGGTGCCCTTGCCACAAAAGCAAAAGGTTCTCCCTGTCTTTTATTTTGCCCGAGAGCCCCACAGCAAGCCCATCAAG TTCCTGGTGAGCGTCAGCAAGGAGAACTCCACTGCAAGCGAAGTATTGGACTCCCTCTCTCAGAGCGTTCATGTGAAGCCTGAGAACCTGCGTTTGGCGGAG GTAATTAAGAATCGTTTCCATCGTGTGTTCCTACCCTCCCACTCACTGGACACTGTGTCCCCATCTGATATGCTCCTCTGCTTTGAGCTCCTATCCTCAGAGTTGGCTAAGGAGCGGGTAGTGGTGCTAGAGGTGCAACAG CGCCCCCAGGTGCCCAGCGTCCCCATCTCCAAGTGTGCAGCCTGCCAGCGGAAGCAACAGTCGGAGGATGAAAAGCTGAAGCGCTGTACCCGGTGCTACCGTGTGGGCTACTGCAACCA GCTCTGCCAGAAAACCCACTGGCCTGACCACAAGGGCCTCTGCCGACCTGAGAACATTGGCTACCCCTTCCTCGTCAGTGTACCTGCCTCACGCCTCACTTATGCCCGCCTTGCTCAGTTGCTAGAGGGCTATGCCCG GTACTCTGTGAGTGTATTCCAGCCACCCTTTCAGCCTGGCCGCATGGCCTTGGAGTCTCAGAGCCCTGGCTGCACCACACTGCTCTCCACTGGCTCCCTGGAGGTTGGGGACAGCGAGAGGGACCCCATTCAGCCACCTGAGCTCCAGCTCGTGACCCCTATGGCTGAGGGGGACACAGGGCTTCCCCGGGTGTGGGCAGCCCCTGACCGGGGTCCTGTGCCCAGCACCAGTGGAATTTCTTCTGAGATGCTGGCCAGTGGGCCCATTGAGGTTGGCTCCTTGTCTGCTGGTGAGAGGGTGTCCCGACCCGAAG CTGCTGTGCCTGGGTACCAGCATCCAAGTGAAGCTATGAATGCCCACACACCCcagttcttcatctataaaattgacTCATCCAGCCGAGAGCAGCGGCTAGAGGACAAAG GAGACACCCCACTGGAGCTGGGTGACGACTGTAGCCTGGCTCTCGTCTGGCGGAACAACGAGCGCTTGCAGGAGTTTGTGTTGGTAGCCTCCAAGGAGCTGGAATGTGCTGAGGATCCAGGCTCTGCCGGTGAGGCTGCCCGGGCCGGCCACTTCACCCTGGACCAGTGCCTCAACCTCTTCACACGGCCTGAGGTGCTGGCACCCGAGGAGGCCTG GTACTGCCCACAGTGCAAACAGCACCGTGAGGCCTCCAAGCAGCTGTTGCTATGGCGCCTGCCAAATGTTCTCATCGTGCAGCTCAAGCGCTTCTCCTTTCGTAGTTTTATCTGGCGTGATAAGATCAATGACTTGGTGGAGTTCCCTGTTAG GAACCTGGACCTGAGCAAGTTCTGCATTGGTCAGAAAGAGGAGCAGCTGCCCAGCTACGATCTATATGCTGTCATCAACCACTATGGAGGCATGATTGGTGGCCACTACACTGCCTGTGCACGCCTGCCCAATGATCGTAGCAGTCAGCGCAGTGACGTGG GCTGGCGCTTGTTTGATGACAGCACAGTGACAACGGTAGACGAGAGCCAGGTTGTGACGCGTTATGCCTATGTACTCTTCTACCGCCGGCGGAACTCTCCTGTGGAGAGGCCCCCCAGGGCAGGTCACTCTGAGCACCACCGAGACCTAGGCCCTGCAGCTGAGGCTGCTGCCAGCCAG